The following proteins are encoded in a genomic region of Candidatus Dependentiae bacterium:
- a CDS encoding trypsin-like peptidase domain-containing protein: MIPTSKHRALLVFLLTLSSMRLCAQDYVDEALYEDENEIVVPTKSLWRPIQKKIRDTVVQIFSQIAELDWLQPYRTPSQYTARGSGFFINANGEIITNAHVVEQAIAVWIQIPSLGKRLIDVQIISICPERDMALLKVSDEDLVYIREELGTVPYLSLGDSDLVLRSDEVLALGYPLGQESIKSTSGVVSGREQNYIQTSAPINPGNSGGPLLNTQGEVVGINSAGITEAQNIGYAIPINDLKIILPDLHKVHLLRKPFLGILSVNATDNLTAYLGNPTPGGCYVVEIVEGSPLAKAGVQPGDMIYEINGNELDIYGEMTTQWSEDKVSIIDYVSRLAIGEDVTLVIYRKGERKECVVKFEHSQVLPIRKIYPGYENIDYEVFGGMVVMELSLNHVKMLINHAPGLAKYTEMKHQSEPVLLMTHIFPNSQLYRTRTLAPGVTIKEINDLPVKSLADFRAALKLGFDTNYMTIKAVDNLTRASDNLLVVLSFDKILHEEKALAQNFRYQISDTVEELFNIAAQKA; the protein is encoded by the coding sequence ATGATACCTACCTCCAAGCACAGAGCATTATTGGTTTTCCTGCTGACTCTCAGCAGCATGAGACTATGTGCACAAGACTATGTTGATGAAGCATTATATGAAGATGAAAATGAAATTGTTGTCCCTACCAAAAGCTTGTGGCGCCCCATACAAAAAAAGATTCGTGATACCGTTGTACAAATTTTCTCTCAAATAGCGGAGCTTGACTGGCTACAGCCATACCGAACACCAAGTCAATACACAGCGCGTGGCAGTGGTTTTTTTATCAATGCAAACGGCGAGATTATTACCAATGCCCATGTGGTTGAACAAGCAATCGCTGTGTGGATACAAATTCCATCATTAGGAAAACGACTTATTGATGTTCAGATTATCAGCATTTGTCCTGAGCGAGACATGGCTTTACTCAAAGTCTCCGATGAAGATCTGGTCTACATTCGTGAAGAACTTGGTACGGTTCCTTACTTGTCATTAGGTGACTCTGATTTAGTATTGCGCTCTGATGAAGTTCTTGCATTGGGTTATCCACTTGGCCAAGAGTCTATCAAAAGCACCAGCGGTGTTGTAAGCGGTCGAGAACAAAATTACATTCAAACAAGTGCACCAATTAATCCAGGAAATTCTGGCGGCCCATTGTTAAACACCCAAGGTGAAGTGGTCGGTATTAATTCTGCTGGCATCACCGAAGCACAAAATATCGGTTACGCTATTCCCATTAATGATCTAAAAATTATATTACCTGATTTGCATAAAGTTCATCTATTAAGAAAACCATTTCTTGGTATTTTGTCCGTCAATGCCACTGATAATCTTACTGCTTATTTAGGCAATCCAACACCAGGCGGTTGCTACGTTGTTGAAATCGTAGAAGGCAGCCCATTGGCAAAAGCAGGCGTACAACCAGGAGATATGATTTACGAGATCAATGGCAACGAACTCGATATCTATGGTGAAATGACCACGCAATGGAGTGAAGACAAAGTCTCGATTATCGATTATGTTTCTCGTTTGGCAATAGGCGAAGATGTTACTCTGGTTATCTACCGAAAAGGAGAACGCAAAGAATGCGTCGTAAAATTTGAGCATTCGCAAGTACTACCAATTCGCAAAATATACCCAGGATATGAAAATATAGATTATGAAGTTTTTGGTGGCATGGTAGTGATGGAGTTAAGTCTTAATCATGTTAAGATGTTGATTAATCATGCGCCAGGTCTTGCTAAATATACTGAGATGAAACATCAATCTGAACCTGTATTGCTGATGACTCATATTTTCCCTAACTCACAATTGTACCGCACGCGCACCCTAGCTCCCGGTGTTACCATAAAAGAAATTAATGACCTACCAGTTAAATCGCTGGCTGATTTTAGAGCAGCATTAAAGTTAGGATTCGATACTAACTATATGACCATTAAAGCAGTAGACAATTTGACACGCGCCTCTGACAATTTGTTAGTGGTATTATCGTTTGATAAGATCTTACACGAAGAAAAGGCGTTAGCGCAAAACTTCCGCTATCAGATTTCCGATACCGTAGAAGAGCTATTTAACATAGCTGCACAAAAAGCATAA
- the recF gene encoding DNA replication and repair protein RecF (All proteins in this family for which functions are known are DNA-binding proteins that assist the filamentation of RecA onto DNA for the initiation of recombination or recombinational repair.): MQANTHSLQLMHLQIKSFRCFSQITLDLDGAIVLIEGNNGSGKTSILEALHYLCYLRSFRTHSPRELVQFDHESFFIKATFKQLQNSDEHMHDVQVGFSGKKRLVKINQQSVSSYKELLDHYRIVTLTEDDLALINEGPEIRRAFIDQAILLLDPEFITTIRTYKQVVDNRMAVLLAGGRDHDSYIVWTQQLWQRSRIIQDRRKEIIFSIEQEVNSMIKNHFNDEFGISLTYQPKKMGSLTTLQEFLEANGNLKQEEVRFGRSLFGAHLDDIAITFQDKRSKTYASRGQQKLIVLLVKIALIRLLGAKKGPVIFLLDDFMTDFDQGRAQVLLDILVGLNSQLIFTSPLKTGFFEEKLLGLGAFHIKLTH, from the coding sequence ATGCAGGCTAATACGCATAGTTTGCAATTAATGCATTTGCAGATTAAATCATTTCGTTGTTTTTCGCAGATCACTCTTGACCTTGATGGCGCAATTGTGCTTATCGAGGGTAATAATGGTTCTGGTAAAACATCGATTCTTGAGGCACTGCATTATTTGTGTTATTTGCGCTCATTCAGAACGCATAGTCCGCGCGAATTGGTTCAGTTTGACCATGAAAGCTTTTTTATTAAAGCGACATTTAAGCAACTGCAGAATTCAGATGAGCATATGCATGATGTTCAAGTTGGGTTCTCAGGTAAAAAGCGATTGGTGAAAATTAATCAGCAATCAGTGAGCTCATATAAAGAATTGTTAGATCATTATCGTATTGTTACTTTGACTGAAGACGATCTTGCCTTGATCAACGAGGGGCCCGAAATAAGAAGGGCATTCATAGACCAAGCAATTTTGCTTCTTGACCCTGAATTTATCACCACGATTCGCACCTATAAACAAGTTGTTGATAATCGCATGGCGGTATTACTGGCAGGGGGGCGAGACCACGATTCATATATAGTCTGGACCCAGCAGCTTTGGCAACGGTCAAGAATCATTCAGGATCGCCGTAAGGAGATTATCTTCTCTATTGAACAAGAAGTTAATTCTATGATTAAAAACCATTTTAATGATGAATTTGGAATATCCCTGACCTATCAACCAAAGAAGATGGGGTCCCTTACCACTTTGCAGGAGTTTCTTGAGGCTAATGGCAACCTCAAACAGGAAGAAGTTCGCTTTGGACGGTCGCTTTTTGGGGCTCATTTGGATGACATTGCTATTACTTTCCAGGATAAGCGGTCAAAAACGTATGCCTCCCGTGGGCAACAGAAGTTGATAGTTCTCCTGGTTAAAATAGCCTTAATTAGGCTTTTGGGAGCCAAAAAGGGTCCGGTAATATTCCTTCTTGATGACTTTATGACCGACTTTGACCAAGGCAGGGCTCAAGTCCTTCTGGATATCCTTGTGGGGCTGAATAGCCAACTTATCTTTACTTCTCCGCTCAAAACGGGCTTTTTTGAGGAAAAGCTACTCGGACTCGGCGCATTCCATATAAAATTGACACACTGA
- the murD gene encoding UDP-N-acetylmuramoyl-L-alanine--D-glutamate ligase produces MSAPHKKIGIWGLGATGKSAISYFRGLGYELAVIDQKTLSPDEQELLRGTHSAFYTQDNIETFLQTYDVILPSPGIDIRPYVTRSNTWLNELDIFYSAWKKPIIAITGSIGKTTITHLLSKLLKHNAVQVATGGNIGTPMLDLLAQKDESDMVLLELSSFQLEQCKEFAPDLAIWTNLYPNHLDRHGSEQEYLAAKAQIIAHQKDCQQALIPLNLKDCVHGSRIIHYFSAQLPTQEQLASLPATSKLFYIHNGAIVIYNNGTTTPIILCNTLPTITFEENWLIMCSALTLLNQPLPEFDTIDLALPEHRLEKVATIHGVTFYNDSKSTTSQSTLAAVNALKNKPILLLLGGLGKGVDRSPLIADLKGQVKKIYCFGKEAEQLHAYCIEQGIPSAAFHNLDAAFAACVADMQPGDQVLLSPAGSSYDLFAHYIERGMYFKKLVYDLTLTAQQ; encoded by the coding sequence ATGAGCGCACCACATAAAAAAATCGGCATCTGGGGCCTAGGCGCCACGGGAAAATCAGCAATCAGCTACTTCCGTGGCCTCGGCTATGAACTTGCCGTAATTGACCAAAAAACACTCAGCCCTGATGAACAAGAGTTGTTGCGTGGCACACATAGTGCGTTTTACACACAAGACAACATTGAGACCTTTCTGCAAACATATGATGTCATATTACCTAGTCCTGGCATTGATATTCGTCCTTATGTAACGCGTAGCAACACCTGGCTTAATGAATTAGACATTTTTTATAGCGCATGGAAAAAACCGATCATTGCCATCACGGGCAGCATTGGAAAAACTACCATCACCCACCTGCTTTCAAAACTTCTTAAACATAACGCAGTGCAGGTTGCTACTGGTGGCAACATCGGCACACCTATGCTCGATTTACTCGCACAAAAAGATGAGAGTGACATGGTACTACTTGAACTTTCAAGCTTTCAACTAGAACAATGCAAAGAATTTGCACCCGATCTGGCCATATGGACCAATCTGTATCCGAATCATCTTGACCGGCATGGATCCGAACAAGAATATTTAGCAGCAAAAGCACAGATCATTGCGCACCAAAAAGATTGCCAACAAGCGCTCATTCCTCTCAATCTCAAAGATTGCGTTCACGGTTCTCGTATTATTCATTATTTTTCTGCGCAACTGCCAACACAAGAGCAATTAGCATCGCTCCCCGCGACAAGCAAACTTTTTTATATACACAATGGTGCAATCGTTATCTACAACAATGGCACCACCACGCCAATAATACTCTGCAATACCCTGCCAACGATCACCTTTGAAGAAAATTGGCTCATCATGTGCAGCGCACTCACCTTATTAAATCAACCACTGCCTGAGTTTGACACCATAGACCTTGCATTGCCCGAGCATCGTTTAGAAAAAGTCGCGACCATTCACGGCGTCACTTTTTATAATGATTCAAAGTCAACCACATCACAGTCAACGTTGGCGGCAGTCAATGCGCTGAAAAATAAACCAATCCTGCTGTTACTCGGCGGTCTTGGCAAAGGTGTTGACCGCTCACCACTCATTGCTGACCTGAAAGGTCAGGTAAAAAAAATATATTGTTTTGGCAAAGAAGCCGAACAGCTTCATGCTTATTGCATCGAGCAAGGAATCCCAAGTGCGGCATTCCACAATCTTGATGCAGCTTTTGCGGCCTGCGTTGCCGACATGCAACCCGGTGACCAAGTCTTATTGTCGCCTGCGGGAAGTAGTTACGATTTATTTGCGCATTACATCGAACGAGGAATGTACTTTAAAAAACTAGTCTACGACCTCACGTTGACAGCTCAGCAGTAA
- a CDS encoding crossover junction endodeoxyribonuclease RuvC, which produces MIILGIDPGFQFAGFGIIKKEGHKAIVLDYGFLKMNPTKSLDVRIGIFHDFFAEKIQTHGVTNLALETPFLGKNAQNFLKLGYLRGILYLLANKNNLQLHEFSPTQVKLSVTGFGGASKEQVARVIMQLFPTMKAPEKADVTDALAVTLCGLWQHRHAALLAQR; this is translated from the coding sequence ATGATTATATTAGGAATCGATCCTGGGTTTCAATTTGCAGGATTTGGCATCATAAAAAAAGAGGGGCATAAGGCTATCGTATTAGATTATGGATTCCTTAAAATGAATCCTACCAAAAGTCTTGATGTAAGAATTGGTATATTTCATGATTTCTTTGCTGAAAAGATACAAACCCACGGTGTAACCAATCTCGCCTTAGAAACGCCATTCTTGGGAAAAAATGCTCAAAACTTTTTAAAACTTGGTTATTTGCGCGGCATACTCTATTTGCTTGCTAACAAAAACAATTTACAACTGCATGAATTTTCGCCCACACAAGTAAAGCTTTCTGTTACCGGCTTTGGCGGTGCAAGCAAAGAACAAGTAGCAAGGGTTATTATGCAACTATTTCCTACGATGAAAGCGCCAGAGAAAGCCGACGTCACTGATGCATTAGCAGTCACGTTGTGTGGTTTATGGCAACATCGGCATGCGGCGCTATTAGCACAAAGATAA
- the dnaB gene encoding replicative DNA helicase, with protein sequence MAYTNKQRNSYDNSKAVDHSTFLGKQLPCSLEAERAVLGALLLNDEYLGRVSEKLFANDFYSPAHQVIYQAILDLVHQLKRIDLVTLQDELSKKEKLEAIGGIVYLVSLQEDIPSVGLIEQHANIIKEKSVLRELITSASNIVSNCYNQDEQGIESVLDQAEKTIFQISNKRTGQSFIQLDIWLKKTFQHLSDIKSHSKGITGIPSGYKKLDQMTSGFQNGDLIVLAARPSMGKTALALSIGAMAAEQGFSVGIFSLEMGAEQLTLRLLAAESGISHHSIRNATITSDEWVELTNVAAKLAERKVFIDDTAMLDIMELRAKARKLKIEHNLQFLIIDYLQLLHTVKKHENRHQEVSEISRSIKALAKELNIPIIALSQLSRAVDSRMDKRPMLSDLRESGAIEQDADLIMFLYRDSVYNPEAENPASAELIIGKARNGPTGTVYMNFIKDLTKFEDSDDEF encoded by the coding sequence TTGGCATATACTAATAAACAGCGGAATTCTTATGATAATTCCAAGGCTGTAGATCACTCAACTTTTTTGGGCAAACAACTTCCCTGCAGCCTTGAAGCAGAGCGCGCCGTACTCGGCGCGTTGCTCTTGAACGATGAATATTTAGGAAGAGTTTCAGAAAAGCTCTTTGCCAACGATTTTTATAGTCCAGCTCATCAAGTTATTTATCAAGCAATTTTAGATCTTGTACATCAACTCAAACGTATTGATTTAGTAACGCTTCAAGATGAACTTTCTAAAAAAGAGAAGTTGGAAGCAATTGGCGGCATTGTCTATCTGGTTTCTCTACAAGAAGACATTCCATCGGTTGGCCTTATCGAACAACATGCAAACATAATAAAAGAAAAGTCAGTATTGCGAGAGCTCATTACCTCAGCCAGCAATATTGTCTCTAACTGTTACAATCAAGACGAGCAAGGAATAGAATCCGTCCTTGATCAAGCAGAAAAAACAATTTTCCAAATATCAAACAAGCGCACCGGCCAAAGCTTTATCCAACTTGATATTTGGTTGAAAAAAACATTCCAACATCTTTCTGATATTAAAAGTCACAGCAAAGGAATCACCGGAATTCCTTCTGGTTATAAAAAACTAGACCAAATGACGTCCGGCTTCCAAAATGGTGACCTTATAGTACTGGCCGCACGTCCCTCAATGGGAAAAACGGCACTCGCTTTAAGTATTGGTGCTATGGCAGCAGAACAAGGATTTTCGGTTGGCATTTTTTCCCTGGAAATGGGTGCCGAGCAACTTACCTTGCGACTTCTTGCCGCAGAGTCTGGCATTAGTCATCATAGTATTCGGAATGCTACCATAACCTCAGATGAATGGGTTGAGCTGACCAACGTTGCAGCAAAACTCGCTGAACGAAAAGTCTTTATTGATGATACGGCTATGTTAGATATTATGGAATTGCGCGCTAAAGCGCGCAAGCTCAAAATTGAACATAACCTACAGTTCCTCATTATTGATTATCTCCAATTATTGCACACCGTTAAAAAACATGAAAACCGCCATCAAGAGGTATCTGAAATCTCTCGTTCTATTAAAGCGCTGGCCAAAGAGCTCAATATTCCTATTATTGCGCTTTCACAATTATCACGTGCCGTTGATAGCCGTATGGATAAAAGACCTATGCTTTCCGATTTACGTGAATCGGGTGCAATTGAGCAAGATGCCGATTTAATTATGTTTTTATATCGCGATAGCGTGTACAACCCTGAAGCTGAAAACCCCGCAAGCGCAGAACTCATAATTGGTAAAGCGCGTAACGGTCCCACAGGTACGGTATATATGAACTTTATTAAAGATCTAACTAAGTTTGAAGACAGTGATGATGAATTCTAG
- the ileS gene encoding isoleucine--tRNA ligase, with protein sequence MAENQNPESKVSFKDTLNLPRTDFPIRANAKVDDPLMIDRWKRDELFGKSFEQNEGQPKFILHDGPPYANGHIHLGHAYNKILKDIVTKSQRMFGKHVPVTPGWDCHGLPIEKKVTEENPGLSPQDLKKACRVYANKWIDIQREEFKTLGVLMDWDRPYLTMNYEYESQILKAFGQFVADGYIERKNKTVPWCPTDQTVLASAEIEYEERKDPSIYVLFPLEQRVTDSLFANLKGKTVNLLIWTTTPWTLPLNRAVVLKPSAEYVVLNVKDQYVVVGKQLVDKVCALMSAEKNVVAEFNADQLISLKARAHHAFVEGLTVPVLLDQSVLLEDGTACVHSAPGCGPEDYEVGVKNNLEIFSPISPDGKYTVGIMPKELEGMPVTDGQIWVLKKLTELNRLLYKTSIRHPYPHCWRCHGGLIFRATKQWFCDLSRGGLKQHVLEAADSIATIPDKSINRLKATLEGRLEWCLSRQRTWGVPIPSLLCLQCDYTYISPELVDQVADKVAQQGIEYWDMAEPKELLPAGFVCPGCNGTQFKKEQDILDVWFDSGVSHYAVLYNNPKLAFPADMYLEGKDQHHGWFQSSLLTSMVLEKRPCTKMIVTHGFTVDDKGRKMSKSLGNVVTPQQITDKIGTDGLRLWVTTIDSSGEAVISDILVQNVQEVFRKVRNTCRFLLSNLYDFDIERDAVPLDSMRLIDRYALQQLYRANDTLLKKYAEYDFTAVFHGLAEYCTVDLSSFYLDIIKDRLYVEKADGLERRSAQTACWYILDTMTKLIAPILSFSAEQVSDLYQKDKTESIHLQKFASLHNVFELLARQASLPAAAAVIMSSERVHIEPLIQTRVMAYVAEQEQQWQALKEIRSALLKAIEGLRAPGIIKHSLEVKITLYCDPIMPQYDLVQHFFKQLQESGQTVEAFFEEFVIISQCIIADKQGDLPSSEFTGFFVLVEKAAGDKCPRCWQWEVSTHEHKLCKRCVEIVKA encoded by the coding sequence ATGGCTGAAAATCAGAATCCAGAATCAAAAGTAAGTTTTAAAGATACCCTCAATTTACCGCGCACTGACTTTCCAATCCGTGCCAATGCCAAGGTTGACGATCCTCTTATGATTGATCGTTGGAAGCGGGATGAGTTGTTTGGTAAATCATTTGAGCAAAATGAAGGGCAACCAAAATTCATTCTTCACGATGGCCCACCGTATGCCAACGGACACATTCATTTAGGGCATGCATATAATAAAATATTAAAAGATATCGTGACTAAATCGCAACGTATGTTTGGCAAGCATGTGCCAGTAACCCCAGGTTGGGATTGTCATGGACTGCCTATCGAAAAAAAAGTAACCGAAGAAAATCCTGGCCTTTCGCCCCAAGACCTTAAAAAAGCGTGCCGTGTGTATGCCAATAAATGGATTGATATTCAACGAGAAGAATTCAAGACGCTTGGTGTGCTCATGGATTGGGATAGACCTTATTTGACCATGAATTATGAGTATGAATCACAGATTTTAAAAGCCTTTGGGCAGTTTGTAGCGGATGGCTACATTGAACGTAAAAATAAAACAGTGCCTTGGTGTCCTACCGATCAGACGGTTTTGGCATCAGCAGAAATTGAATACGAAGAACGTAAAGATCCATCAATTTATGTGCTGTTCCCGCTCGAGCAAAGGGTGACCGATAGTCTCTTTGCTAACCTCAAAGGCAAAACCGTTAACTTGCTTATTTGGACAACAACCCCCTGGACATTGCCACTCAATAGAGCAGTGGTGTTAAAGCCATCGGCTGAATATGTGGTTTTGAATGTCAAAGATCAATATGTGGTGGTTGGCAAACAACTAGTCGATAAAGTATGCGCCTTGATGAGTGCGGAAAAAAATGTAGTTGCAGAATTTAATGCTGATCAATTGATTAGTCTGAAAGCGCGCGCGCATCATGCTTTTGTTGAAGGCCTTACCGTGCCGGTGTTACTTGACCAATCAGTATTGCTTGAAGATGGTACCGCGTGTGTGCACAGTGCTCCTGGTTGTGGTCCAGAAGATTACGAAGTTGGCGTCAAAAATAATTTAGAAATTTTCTCCCCAATTAGCCCCGATGGCAAATACACGGTTGGCATCATGCCAAAAGAACTTGAAGGCATGCCGGTTACCGATGGGCAAATCTGGGTACTCAAAAAATTAACCGAACTGAATCGCTTACTCTATAAAACTTCTATTCGCCACCCGTATCCGCATTGTTGGCGTTGCCATGGTGGGTTAATTTTCCGCGCAACCAAACAGTGGTTCTGTGATCTATCACGTGGTGGCTTAAAACAACATGTGTTGGAAGCTGCTGATTCTATTGCAACAATTCCAGACAAATCTATTAATCGGCTTAAGGCTACGCTTGAAGGGCGTCTTGAGTGGTGTTTATCTCGCCAACGTACCTGGGGCGTACCAATTCCATCGTTACTCTGTTTACAGTGTGATTATACCTACATTTCACCAGAACTTGTTGACCAGGTTGCCGACAAGGTTGCGCAGCAGGGTATTGAATATTGGGATATGGCTGAACCAAAAGAGTTATTACCCGCAGGATTTGTGTGTCCAGGGTGTAATGGTACACAGTTTAAAAAAGAACAAGATATTTTGGATGTGTGGTTCGATTCTGGCGTAAGTCATTATGCTGTGTTATATAACAATCCTAAACTCGCTTTCCCTGCTGATATGTACCTAGAAGGTAAAGATCAGCACCATGGTTGGTTCCAAAGCTCATTACTCACGAGTATGGTTCTTGAAAAGCGACCGTGCACGAAGATGATTGTGACTCACGGTTTTACCGTTGATGACAAAGGACGTAAAATGTCCAAATCGTTGGGCAATGTGGTGACGCCTCAGCAAATTACTGACAAGATTGGCACCGATGGTCTTCGCTTATGGGTTACGACTATTGATTCATCAGGCGAAGCCGTTATTTCTGATATTTTGGTACAAAACGTACAAGAAGTGTTCCGCAAAGTACGCAACACCTGTCGATTCTTGCTTTCAAACTTGTATGATTTTGATATTGAACGTGATGCGGTACCGCTTGATTCTATGCGTTTAATTGATCGCTATGCTTTGCAGCAGTTGTATCGAGCAAACGATACGCTGCTCAAAAAATACGCTGAGTATGATTTTACTGCTGTGTTTCATGGTTTAGCTGAATATTGCACGGTTGATTTGAGTTCCTTCTACCTTGATATTATAAAAGATCGTTTGTATGTCGAAAAGGCTGATGGCTTAGAGCGTCGTTCGGCCCAAACGGCCTGCTGGTATATTTTGGATACGATGACAAAATTGATAGCACCTATTTTGTCCTTCTCCGCAGAACAAGTTTCTGATCTGTACCAAAAAGACAAAACAGAATCGATTCACTTACAAAAATTTGCATCACTGCATAATGTTTTTGAGCTTCTTGCGCGTCAAGCGAGTCTTCCAGCAGCAGCGGCTGTTATTATGTCAAGTGAGCGTGTACATATTGAACCATTAATACAAACACGCGTTATGGCCTATGTCGCCGAACAAGAGCAACAATGGCAGGCGCTCAAAGAGATTCGTTCTGCATTGCTCAAAGCTATCGAAGGATTGCGTGCACCAGGGATTATTAAACATTCATTAGAAGTGAAAATTACTTTGTATTGTGATCCTATCATGCCTCAGTATGACCTTGTGCAACATTTTTTTAAACAATTGCAGGAATCGGGACAAACCGTCGAAGCATTTTTTGAGGAATTTGTGATTATCTCCCAATGCATTATTGCCGACAAGCAGGGCGATCTTCCGTCTTCTGAATTCACAGGTTTTTTTGTATTAGTAGAAAAAGCTGCTGGTGATAAGTGCCCTCGTTGTTGGCAATGGGAAGTTTCAACCCATGAGCATAAGCTCTGTAAGCGTTGTGTTGAGATCGTTAAAGCTTAG
- the rplI gene encoding 50S ribosomal protein L9 — protein sequence MKVFLLKNVEKIGMAGEIIKVADGFGTNFLLARKLAVEVTPNNEESFKKREKIVEKRKEVVATKTSMLAEKINGLKVTLKRKLHDDGKLYGSVNASEIVDVLAEKGISVTKSQIEFGKSIKAKGSHEVTIKLSSTLQPVINVNIVSE from the coding sequence ATGAAAGTTTTTTTACTAAAAAATGTTGAAAAAATAGGCATGGCAGGCGAAATTATCAAAGTAGCTGACGGCTTTGGTACAAACTTTTTACTAGCGCGCAAACTTGCTGTAGAAGTAACTCCCAATAACGAAGAATCATTTAAAAAACGTGAAAAGATTGTTGAAAAACGTAAAGAAGTTGTTGCAACAAAGACTTCAATGCTTGCCGAAAAAATTAATGGACTAAAGGTAACATTAAAACGTAAGTTGCATGATGATGGCAAATTATATGGTTCCGTTAACGCATCAGAAATTGTTGATGTATTAGCAGAAAAAGGCATTAGCGTTACCAAAAGTCAAATTGAATTTGGTAAATCAATTAAAGCAAAAGGTAGTCACGAAGTTACCATTAAACTATCTTCAACATTACAACCAGTTATCAACGTCAACATAGTTTCTGAGTAA
- a CDS encoding type II secretion system protein produces MSKQELFPGLKGNRTQGFLLIELMAALALLSGATVISAYFYAQIATWHHEARRYLEATTLAGSVLEKAMIEGVMPKKQGIEKEPFIVSWHTQSLKDAQKGMEHFTIVEVDVTWQTMAGNKKSVTIVSGLPLHKESL; encoded by the coding sequence GTGAGCAAGCAAGAGCTATTTCCAGGTTTAAAGGGCAATAGGACTCAAGGGTTTTTACTCATCGAGCTTATGGCGGCTTTAGCTTTACTGAGTGGCGCTACGGTTATTTCAGCCTATTTTTATGCCCAGATTGCTACATGGCATCATGAGGCTCGCCGTTATCTTGAGGCAACTACGTTGGCGGGTTCTGTATTAGAAAAAGCGATGATTGAGGGTGTTATGCCAAAAAAACAGGGAATAGAAAAAGAACCATTTATTGTCTCGTGGCATACGCAGTCATTAAAGGATGCGCAAAAAGGTATGGAACATTTTACTATTGTAGAAGTTGATGTTACTTGGCAAACGATGGCGGGAAATAAAAAATCAGTAACCATTGTCTCAGGACTGCCTTTACATAAAGAGAGTTTGTGA